Sequence from the Mycobacterium florentinum genome:
GCGCCCCGGGCCCACCGAACGGACACGCCACAAACCGCGACGCCGTCAAATCCGGGCGCCCGACATAGCCGCCGGCCACCCCGGCACCGGCCACATACAACTCCCCGACCACCCCGGGCGCCACCGGGCGCAACCAGCCGTCCAGCACGAAGAACGCCAAATGCGCCAACGGCACCCCGATCGGGCTGGTGTTGCTGTCCACATCGGCGTCCACGATCTCGCGGAACGACGCATGCACCGTCGTCTCGGTGATGCCATACATGTTGATCATCCGCGGCAATCCCGGATGATTGTGCAACCACGTCTGCAGCCGTTGCGGCTCCAACGCCTCCCCACCGAAGACCACGGTCTGCAACTTGAGCTGCTGACCCAGCTCGGGCTGCAGCGCGTCGGCGGCCTGCAGCGCGTAGAACGCCGAAGGCGTCTGGCTCAGCACGCTGACCTGTTCGCTGACCAGCAACGCATGCAGGTCTTCCGGCGAGCGGACCACGGCGTCGGGCACCACGACCACCCGGCCGCCGTGCAGCAGCGCACCCCAGATCTCCCACACCGAATAGTCAAACGCCAACGAATGACACTGCGTCCACACCTGCCCCAGTTCCATCTCGGCGTCCAACGACTCCAACAACTGGGTCACATTGCGGTGCGTGACCGCCACACCCTTGGGCTTACCCGTGGTGCCCGAGGTGTAGATGATGTAGGCAACGTGATCGGCCGCGGGTATCGGCAATGCGGTGTTCGGTGCGGCGCCGATCGCCGGGTCCTCGACATCGAGGACCGCCACATCAGCGCCCTCCAGCCGCGCGCGCAGGTCCGCGGTGGTCAGGGCGGCGATGGGCGCGGAGTCCGACAGCATGAACTCCATCCGCGCCCCCGGATGCGCGGGATCCATCGGCAAATACGCCGCCCCCGTCTTCAGCACCGCCAGCAACGAGACGATCGCTTCGGCAGATCGGTTGAGCAGCACCGCCACCCGCTCACCCGGACCCGCCCCGCACCCGGATAGCACGTGCGCCAACCGGTTTGCGGCCTCGTCGAGTTCGCGGTAGGTCCACGACCCGTCTCCGCTGTTGACCGCCACGGCCTCCGGGGCGCGCGCGACCTGCGCGGCGAACAGTTCCGGAATCGACACCGGGGCGCTGGCGGGCAGCGTCAACACCTCCCGGTTGCCCCACTCCTGCAACCGCGCATGCTCATCACCATCAAGCAAATCAATCGACGACAACCGACGCGACGCATCAGTCGTCATCAACACCAACACCCGCCGCAACCGCTCCACCAACGAGTCCACGGTCGCGACATCGAACACGTCGGTGCGGAATTCCACCGCCCCGCCGATCCCGGCCGGCGTGCCGTCTTCGGTCCAGCGTTCGGCGAGTGAAAAGGTCAGGTCCATGCGCGCGGTGTGAGTGTCCAGCGGCATCGGGGTGATCTGCAGATCACCCAGAGCCATCCCCGCGTCGGGGTCGTGATGCTGCCCGGGCAGGTTCTGCCACGCCAACCCGACCTGAATCAGCGGGTGACGGCTGAGGGATCGAACGGGATTGAGCCGCTCCACCAACAACTCGAACGGGACGTCCTGATGCTCATAGGCGGCCAGGCTGCGCTGACGTACCTGGTCCAACACCTCAGCGACGGTGGGATCCCCGGCCACTTCGACGCGCAGCACCAGCGTGTTGACGAAAAAGCCCACCAACTCGTCAAGAGCGGGATCATTACGACCGGCGATCGGAAAGCCCACCGCCACATCCGAACTCGCGCTCATCTTCGACAGCAATACCGCGAGCGCCGCCTGGACCACCATGAAACTGGTCGCGTTGTGCTCGCGGGCCACCGCCCGTACTCGCTGCTGCAACTCCGACGGCCACTCGACGGTCACGCTCGAGCCACGGAGATCGGCGACCGGCGGATAAGGCCGGTCGGTGGGCAGTGACAGCTGCTCGGGCATCCCCGCCAGTGCGTCCTGCCAATAGGCCAGCTGCGCGGAGATGGGGCTGTCGCTGTCGTCGAGATCCCCGAACTGGGTGTGCTGCCACAGCGTGTAGTCGGCGTATTGCACCGGCAACGCGGCCCAACCGGGCGCCTGCCCCGCACACCGACTGGCATAGGCCACGCTCAGATCACCCACCAGCGGGTTCACCGACCAGCCGTCGGCGGCGATATGGTGCGCCACGGCGACAAGGACGTGTTCATCATCGGTGACCATGAAAGCTTTGCCCGCAACGGGATCTCAGTCGCCAAGTCGAACGTGTGCCGCGCGGCTGAGTCCACCTCATTGCTCAACCGGGCCGGTGACCACCCGTCGGCATCGACCACAGCCCAGCCGAAGTCCGCTCGCTCGGGTGCCAGCACCTCCTGGTACGGCACACCGTCACGATGCGGGAATACGGTGCGCAGCGATTCGTGCCGAGCCACCACATCGGCCAGCGCCGCGCCCAACGCATCGACATCGAGCCGCCCACGCAGCCGCAACGCCACCGCCATGTTGTACACCGGCGACGGCCCCTGCAACTGGCCAAGAAACCACAACCGACTCTGGCCAAACGACAACGGAATCACCGCGGGCCGCTCGCCGGCCACCAACGGCGCCCGACCGCCCGCATGCACGCGAACCCGAGGCGCCAATTCCGAAATCGTTGGGGTGCCGAACAGGGTGCGCACGGCGAGGTGGGTGTCGAAAGTTTTGTTGATCGCCGCGATCAAGCGCATGGCCGATAGGAGTCGCCGCCGAGGTCGAAGAAGGAGTCGTCGATGCCGACGCGTTCGACGCCGAGTACTTGGGCGTAGATCCCGGCCAAGATTTCCTCGACCGCGTCGCTGGGGGCGCGGTAGTGGTCGACGTCGGAGTATTCCGGGAGGGCAGCGCGCGGGTGTCGAGCTTGCCGTTGACCGTCAACGGCAGCGCATCCATCACGACGACCGCGACCGGCACCATATACGACGGCAGCCGCTGGGCCAGCTGGGCGCGGATCTCGGCCGGGTCCGCGGCCCCGGTCACATACCCGACCAGACGCTTATCACCCGGGCGGTCCTCACGGGCGATCACCACCGCCTGATCCACGTGATCCAAACCGCTTAGCGCTGCCTGGATCTCACCAAGTTCGATGCGATACCCGCGGATCTTGACCTGCTCGTCGGCCCGCCCCACATACCGCAGCTGCCCATCGGCACCCCAGGACACCAAATCCCCGGTCCGATACATCCGCGCCCCGGGCCCACCGAACGGACACGCCACAAACCGCGACGCCGTCAAATCCGCCCGGCGCACATACCCCATGCCCACACCACGACCGGCCACATACAACTCCCCGACCACACCAACCGGTACCGGCCGCAACCAGGCGTCCAATACAAACAACGCCGCACCCGAAACCGGCGCACCGATCGGCACCACCCCGGTTCCCGCCTCGAGTGGCTCGCTGATCGCGACGTCCACCGTGGTCTCGGTCGGACCGTAAGCGTTGATCATTATCCGACCCGGCGCCCACCGGTCCACCAGCTCGGGCGGACATGCTTCACCGCCCACCACCAGCGCCGCAGACTCCAAACCTTCGAGAGACAGCGCCGCCAAAGCAGAAGGGGTCTGGCTCAGGACACTGACTTGCTCGGCAATCAGCAAGGCGCGCAGGTCATCCTGGGCGCCGACCACCGACTCCGGCAGCACCACGAGCCGCCCCCCATGCAACAACGCACCCCAGATTTCCCGGACTGAGGCATCGAATGCATAAGAATGCCACTGCGTCGATACCTTCGCCGAACTCGGCGTTGTCAGGGCGGCATCCAGTCCCTGCATCAATTGGGTGACGTTATGGTGAGTGACCGCAACCCCTTTGGGGACACCTGTCGTTCCCGAGGTGTAAATAATATGGGCCAGGTCATCGGCGGCCGGCATCGCCGGCGCATAGCTGGGTTGGGCATCAACAACCGGGTCATTGACATCAATCACCGGCAGTTGGTGCCCGTCGAGCCGCGTTCGCAGTTCGGCAGCGCTCAACGCGGCGATCGGACGCGCATCACCAATCATGAACTCAATGCGCGCATCCGGTACCGCAGGATCAAGTGGCAAATATGCCGCCCCCGACTTCAGTACCGCCAAAATCGCGACAATCGCCTCGGCCGACCGCGGCAGCAGCACCGCAACACACTCGCCGCGGCCAGCACCCGCAGCAATTAACAAGTGCGCCAGCCGATTAGCGGCTTGGTCTAACTCGCGGTATGTCAGCGACCGGCCCGCACAGGTTACCGCCACCGCTTCCGAACTGCGAGACACCTGAGCAGCGAACAACTCCGGAAGCGACACCCCGACGACCGGCGCAGTCAACACCGCCCGATTACCCAACACATCCAACCGAGCGCGCTCGCCGATATCAAGCAGATCCATCGACGACAACCGCCGCGACGAATCGGCCGTCATCGCCACCAGCACCCGCTTCAAACGATCAGCAAGAACCCCAACGCTTTCCGCATCGAAAACATCGGAGTCGTATTCGAGGCGCAGCAATAGTTCGGGGCCGGGCGTCGCTTGCAGAGTCAGTGGGTAGTGAGTGGATTCACGAGTAGTGAACTCCGTGATAGCGAGCTCGCCGAGTTCCACCGACGCCGCGGCGTCGATCGGGTAGTTCTCGTAAACGAAGAGGGTGTCAAACAACTGGTGGTGGCCGGTGACGCGATGGATCTCGGTCAGCGCCAAGTGTTCATGGTCCAGCGTGCGCTGGTAAGCATTGTGCAGTTCGTCGAGTAGACCCGCGATTGTGGTCTGCGCGGTGACGCGTGCCCGCACCGGTACCGTGTTGATCAACAGTCCGACCATCGATTCGATCCCGGCGACGTCGGCTGTGCGCCCCGAGACCGCGGCGCCGAACACCACGTCATGCTGTCCGGTCAGCCCCATCAGCAGCTGCGCCCAGCCGGCGCGCAAGACGGTATTGACGGTGGTGTGGTGCGTCCGGGCCAGCTGATCGAGAGCCCGAGTGATCGGCACGGACAACCGGAACGATTGCGCGCCTTGCTGTCCCAGCCGGTGCGTATGCGAGGCGCCCACCAACGTCGGCGTGTCGAATCCGGTCAGCGCCTCCGCCCAGACCGCGCGGGCGGAATCGAGATCCTGATCGGCCAGCCAGGTTACGAATCTGCGGTAGGGCACGGCCGCGGGCAGGTGCTGTTCGTTATAGACGGCAAAGATCTCGTGCAGCAGGATCGGCAGTGACGAGCCATCGAGCACGACGTGGTGGTTGGTGAGGACGAACCGGTACCGGTCAACGGCGGTTCGGACCAGCGCCGCCCGGAACACCGGCGGGTCGGCCAGCTCGCAGACCCCGGCACGTTCGCCGGCACACAACCGCTGGAGCTGCTCGTCGACATCGACCTGGTCGGCGCCGAGATCGACGTAGCGCCACGGCACCGCGGCGTCGGCCGGGATGATCTGCACGGGTGGATCGATCTCCGTGGAGAAGCGGGCGGCCAGATTGGGATGGCGGTTGACCACGGCTTGCACCGCCTCGCACAACCGCTGCGGATCAAGCGGGCCGGCGATGCCGATGCTCAGCTGAATCGCGTACGGATCGACATCGTTGCCGTGCGCGGCCGTGGCGTGGAAGAGCAGTCCCTGCTGTAGCGGAGTCAACGGCAAGACATCGGCAACGGGATACTGCCGCTCGAGTTCGCCGATCTGCTGCTGGGTAAGACGCGCGGGGACGACATCCGATGGGCTCAGGCCGCCGCCCCCGCGGCGCACGTGCGCGCAGATACCGGCCAGGGCCTCAAACCACAACTCGCTCAACCTGTTTGCCTGGTCATGGTCGACCACGGAGGGCGCCCAGGTCCACTGGGCCTGCAGCTGTGGACCCGCCTCAGTGACGAGTGTGCCGGCGTTGAGGGCCACGGTGTGGGTCAGCGGCATCGGCACTGCGGTCGCGACAGCGGTGGCCGACAAGCCGTTGGGGTCGGGCAGCCAGACATCGCCGGTCAGCTCGGACGTGCCGCCCAGCCGCCCCAGGTAGTTGAACAGGAGCGCCGGGTCGGAATCCCCCAGATTCACCTCGGTGTTCGCGTATCGCAACAGCCCATAAGTGATGCCCTCGGGGAGCGCTCGCAGCTGTTCTTTGGCGTCTTTGATCGCCACCCCCAGCGCCGCCTCGCCGGCGACTACCTGTTCCCAGTTCAGCCCGCCAACGCTCAGCGCCACAGGGTACTTGGCGGTAAACCACCCCACCGTGCGCGATAGGTCCACCGTGGAGCTCAGCTCCTCGTGGCGCCCGTGACCTTCCACGTCAATCGCTATCGGCGACTTGGCGTTACCCAGCAACTGCGCAATCGCCAGCCCGAACGCGATCAACAAAACGTCTTGCACGCCGGCATGAAACGCCGCGGGCACCTCGCTGAGCAGCATGCGGGTCGTCTCGGCGTCCAGCACCACGGACAAGTGTCCTGCGCCGGCATAGGTATCCGCATCGCTGTGCACCGCAGGCAATGCCGGCGGGATCGCCGCCACTTCCTGCCAGACCTGCTCGTGGGCAACGACTTCCGGGCGGTAGGCGTATTCGGTTAGCAATGACGACCACTTGACAAACGACGTGCCGCCCGCCGGCAACGCGATAGGCTGCCCGCCGCGGTGCAGAGACCATGCAATGTTGATGTCTTCCAACAAGATTCGCCAGGAAACCCCATCGACGGCCAGGTGGTGAACAATCAACACCAGCTGACCGGTGGTAGCGACCCAGAGCGCGCTGAGCATGACGCCGGCATCCGGATTCAGCCGTGCCCGCGCCTCGACCAGCGCTTCATCGGACAACACGTCCACCGATCGCACGCACCCGCCGGCGTCCACCGAGCCCGGATCGGGCACCCACAGCGACCATCCGCCGGCGCCATCGTCGTCCACGTGCAGCCGCAGCATGTCGTGCCGATCCAGCAGGGCCTGCAGGACGGCCACCACATCGGCCTCGCCCACGCCGGCGGGAGCCTGCACCACCATGGTCTGGTTGAACTGATCGACCGGACCCTCAATGCTGTGCAGCCACCGCATGATTGGGGTCGCGACGACCTCACCCACACCCACATCGGCCACGAAGTCGTCGGTGGACACCGTGGCAGCCCGGGCCAGCCGGGCCACGGTCTGCTCGACGAAGATGTCACGCGCACGGCACATCACGCCGGCGGCCCGCGCCCGCGCCACAACCTGCAACGACATAATGCTGTCGCCGCCCAAGTCGAAGAACGAGTCGTCGATCCCGACCCGCGGTAGCCCCAGAACTTGGGCATAGATGCCTGCCAGAATCTGTTCGACCCCGTCGGCAGGGGCGCGGTATTTCCCGGCGGCGTATTCGGGCGCCGGGAGGGCACTGATGTCGAGCTTGCCGTTGTCCGTTAGCGGCAGCGCGTCAATGGTCACGATCGCCGACGGGACCAGGTAGGCGGGCAGCCGATCGCCGAGCCGGGTGCGGATCCGGGCGGGGTCGGCGGTGCCGGTGATATATCCGACCAGGCGCTTGTCACCGGCGCGGTCCTCGCGAGCGATCACCACCGCCGCAGCGACGCCATCCAGTGCGGCCAGGGCGGCCTGCACTTCGCCGGGTTCGATGCGGTGGCCACGGATTTTGACCTGCGCATCGCCACGTCCGAGGTAACGCAGTTGCCCATCGGGGCCCCAGGACACCCGGTCGCCCGTGCGATACATCCGTGTCCCGGGGCCGCCGTAGGGGTTGGCGACGAAGCGTTCCGCGGTCAGGTCGACCCGGCCCACGTAACCGTGCGCCAGCGCGGGCCCGCTCAAATAGAGCTCGCCGACCACCCCGACGGGAGCCGGGTTCAGGCGCGCATCGAGCACCAGCGCGCGCACCCCCGGAATGGGAGCACCAATGCCGATCGGCTGCCCCGGCCGAAGCGGCGTACTGCACGTGGCCCAGATGGTGACCTCGGTGGGGCCGTAGGCATTGAACATCTGCCGGCCCGGCACCCAGGCCGTGGCCAGGCCCTCCGGGCAGGCTTCCCCGGTGGTGATCAGGGTTTGCGCGCCGGCTAACCGGGCGCGATCCAGCGACGAGAGCACCGTCGGGGTCAGTACCGCGACATCTATCCGCTGGTCGTACAGCAACGCCGTCAACGCCTCTCCGGCGGAGGCTTCCGGTGGCGCCACCACCAAGGTCGCTCCTGCACCCACCGCCAGCAACAGCTCGCCGACGGACACATCGAAGGTTGGCGAGGCCACCATCAGCACCCGCGCAGCGGGGGTCAGTCCGAACGCACGGTGGTGGTCGGCCACCCCGAGCAAACCGGCGTGGCTGACCGCCACCCCTTTGGGGACGCCGGTGGATCCGGACGTGAAGATCACATGGGCGGTGTTGTCCGCCCGTAACGGGGCCAGCCGGTCGGCGTCGGTGATGGGGTCCGCGGACCGCCCGGACACGTCCAGACCGTCGACGGACACCACCGGACGCGACCCGGCACCGGCCAGGGTGTCGCGGCCACGGGTCAGCACACACACCGCCGCCACCGTGTCCAGCACCGTTGCTATGCGCTCAACCGGATGGGCCGGATCTACCGGCACATACGCCGCACCAGCCTTGAGCACCGCCCACCAAGCCACAACCAGTTCCAGGCAGCGGTCCATCGCCACGCCCACCGCGCACTCCGGGCCGACCCCGGCCTCGATCAGCACCCGCGCCAACCGCGTGGACCGCTCGTCAAGCTCGCGATAGGAGACGCTCCGGGAACCGTCGATCACCGCCACCACATCGGGACCGGCCGCAACCGCCGCGGCCAACAGCTGCGGCACCACCCCAACCGGTGCGGTCACCTCAGCGCCGGACCACGCCGACAGGACCAGATCACGCTCGCCGTGATCCAGGACCGACACCTCGCCCACCACCACCGACGGATCCGCCACCAAGAGACGGTCGAACAGCGATTCCAGGCGGGCGATGTGCCCGTCGATCTCGTCGGCGGTGTAGCGCTCCGGATTCCACGCGAAGTGAACTCGCGGTGCGCCGTCACCCAGCCGTGGATAGATGTTGACCGCGACGTCTTGGATGGGGAAGTTGGTCAAGATGTTGCTGGTGGCCTCGGAAGACCCGAAATAGATCGGGGCCGCGAAGTCGAGAACGTTGACCACCGGACCGAACTCGACGTTCATGTCGGGATGAGTTCCATCGCCGACGATCTCCGGGAAACGCCGAAACTGTTGATGCCGCAGTGCACCGATGACGGCCGTACCAACCCGATCAGTGACTGCACCGATGGTGTCGGCTTCGCAGACATCGATGATCAGCGGCACCATGTTCGACACCATGCCCGCACAGCTTTTCAGCGCCGCAGTCGTGCGCGCCGAAACCGGTAGTGACAGCGAGACAGTCTGCCGCCCGGTCGTTTTCGCGATGAACACCGCCATTGCCGCGACAACCCTCGCGACGTCGAAGGGGCCCTGCGCGTTCTCCGACAACCGATGCGTGCAGGCCAGCTCGCGCACCAGCGCGTGGCGCGGCGCCACCGACCGCTGCATCCCCGCCAGGTCCGTGACTTCCAGAGACCCGCGCACCACCGACTTCCAGTACTGGGCATCGGCATCGCTGCGTGACGACTCCTGATACCTCTGATCCGCGGCACGGATCACGGCGAACTCCGAAAAATCGACTTCGCCGGTATTGGCAGGCGCTCCCGAATAGACGGCCGCGACGTGCCGCATGAAATTGTTGGCGCCATAGCCGTCCATCAGGACGTGGTGCACCCGCACGTAGAAGTAGGACAAGTTCTCGGCGACTCGCAGGAGCACGAAGTTCGTGAGCCGGTCACGGTCCAGATCGACCGGCCGACGGTAGTCGTCGTTCATCCAGGTGCGAGCAGAACCTACTGGGTCGGACTCGGTGCGCAGGTCAATACATTGCAGGGTTTGCGGAACCGAATGGTCGAGCACGAAAACGGGTTCGCCATCGACCAGGGATAGCCGAGCACATGGTGTGCCGAACCGCGTTGCCGCCGATTCGCATGCGGCCATGAGCCTTTCAGCATCGACTTCGTGATCGATCTCGACGTAACCGGCAAAGTTGTACGGGACTTCGGGTCGCAGTTCCTGGGCAGCCCATATCGACCGCTGAGCAGGGGTCAACGATCCCAACAGGTCCGGTTGCGCACCGTAATTGAGCATCTGATGACGAACTTTCTATTTGGGCCGGCGTCCCGGCGCTCGCAACCTTAGCGTCGTTGAGTTGGCTTGCGGCACAACATAAAAAGGAACAATCATCCGGTTCGACCCGCAGCCAGTTTCGCACGCAAGCCGCTGTCGTCGTCAAATAGATTGTGCTGCATCGTGTTACCTCATCGCCGAGTGAAGACGTCGCGATAAGGCGCGACGGGAGTAGTCACGCCCAGCTCGATCGCCGCAGCGGAATGTTCGGCCGCGCCGGAGTCTCTGGTCGATAGCCGCACTATGTGTGGCTATCCAGGTAGCCCCCGCGTCGAAAGAATTTCTCCCCATTGCATTCCACTCCGTCCGACGAACGGACCCGAGTGATCAGCAGGCCGCGGTTGCCTCCCCGACGCGTGTTGGGCCCGCACGCCACCACACCGCCCTCTTCCTGCACCATCACCCGACCCGGCGTACCGCCGTAACAGGCATCGGAAACGCGCGCCTCGAGGATCTCGATCCGCTCCCCGCGATAGAAGCAGTAGGCCCGGGGATAGGGATCGGACAGTGCGCGCACGAACCGCTCGAGATCCTCGGCCGGCCAGCTCCAGTCGATCAAACTGTCGCGCTCCGAACGCTTGTGGAAGTACGACCGTTCAGACTTGTTCTGCGGCCGAAAGACCGCGACACCGGACTCCAGCGCAGTCAGCGCTTCCGCCAGCACATCAGGGATCAGGTCCATTCCTCGCAGTACTAATTCTGTGCCGGTGTCGGTGGGGCCGATCGGCACCGCCCGCTGGACCAGAATGTCCCCGGTGTCCAGGCCGTCATCCATCCGGTGCACGGTCAATCCGAACTCGGACTCGCCGCTGATCAAGGCCCACAGCACCGGTGAAAACCCGGTGAACCTCGGCAACAACGAATCGTGAAAGTTCAGGGTTCCGTGCGGCGGAAGGTTGTACAGTTCCGCCGGCATCCGGTAGTACCAGCTGTTGACGACGATGACATCGGGTTCGGCGCGCTTGACCAGGTCGATAGTTTCCGCATCAACCGTCTCGGTGACATGCAAAGGGATGCCGTGCTTGCGCGCGAGTTCGTCGACCGGTGCCGACCAGATGGCCTTATAGGACTCGTCGCTGGCCGGGTGGGTCACGGCAAGCATGACTTCATGCTCGAGATCAATCAACGCCTGAAGGGTCTTATGGCCCCAGGCCTGGAACCCGAAAAACACAATGCGCATCAAGCAAAACCCACTAACTCGTTGCCCGCCCGGCACGGGCTCTTGCTAAGCACCGCCTGCCAGCGGAAGATGTTACCTTAGCCTCGCCTAACTCAGCGAACGGACCGTTGTAGTTAGAAAGGGGCGGATCAACTCCCGGGCGTTTGCGGCTGCCCCGTTGGTTCTCTCGACAGAAATACCGCCGAGACGCTCGCGCCAACCGCCAGTGCGGCGGCCGCGGCAAACACTGTCGTGTAAGCGTGCGCCAGCTGCGCCCCGCCACCGCCTTCGTGGCGATGGAGCTGATTGGTCAACAGCACCGCCATCAACGCGGCCCCGGCGGCGCTGCCCACCTGATCGTTGACGCTTCGCAGCGTTGCACCCCGAGCAATCTGACGCGGCGCCAACGACTGCACGCATGCCGCCGACAGTGGTGTCGCGGCGCACCCAACACCGATGCCCACAATCATCAGGCCGGCCAGCAACGTCGGTGAGTA
This genomic interval carries:
- a CDS encoding methionyl-tRNA formyltransferase; amino-acid sequence: MRIVFFGFQAWGHKTLQALIDLEHEVMLAVTHPASDESYKAIWSAPVDELARKHGIPLHVTETVDAETIDLVKRAEPDVIVVNSWYYRMPAELYNLPPHGTLNFHDSLLPRFTGFSPVLWALISGESEFGLTVHRMDDGLDTGDILVQRAVPIGPTDTGTELVLRGMDLIPDVLAEALTALESGVAVFRPQNKSERSYFHKRSERDSLIDWSWPAEDLERFVRALSDPYPRAYCFYRGERIEILEARVSDACYGGTPGRVMVQEEGGVVACGPNTRRGGNRGLLITRVRSSDGVECNGEKFFRRGGYLDSHT